GTACAAAAGAGCATATGAAAACGCTCCTCCACAAATTCCACACAGTACTGAAGGACTACTTCCAATTACAAAGGAAAACAACGCTTGTCTTGGATGCCATATGCCTGAAGTAGCTAAAGCAGTTAAAGCAACTCCAATTCCTCCAACTCATTTTATAAATTTTAGAACAGGACAAAAATTAAACCATTTATACCAAGGAAGATACAACTGTACACAATGCCATGCTCCACAGTTAGATGTTCAGCCGGTAGTTAAAAATACATTTAAGCCCGATTATCGTGATCCCAAGGCTAAAGAAAGATCAAAACTTATTCAAAACATTATGGAAGGCGTCGACCTTGGTGGAACAGCCATTGATAATGAAAAATTTAGTGGTCCTCCAAGTGATAACGTCCCTTCAGGAGAGCACCATTAATGGATAATAAAATTAGCAGAAGGGGGCTGTTTTCGGCTATCCCTTCCCTCTTGAAAGAAAGCTTAGATTCAAGAGATTCACATTTGGATATTAAAGAAAAAGAAGAGGCCAAGGATTTTAATTTAATAAGACCTCCATATATATCAGAAGAATCGGATTTTAGTCTTTGTAAAGATTGTGAAGGTTATTGTATCTCTAAATGTGAAGAAAAGATTCTTCAAAGATATGAAGATGGTTCAGTTTATGTAGTTTTTAATAGTTCAGGGTGCACATTTTGTGGAGAATGTTATAAAGCTTGTAATAAAGGTGTTTTAATTGATAAAGATAATAGAAAGATTTCTGCAAAAGTTCAGATAATTACCGAAAGATGCTTGGCTTGGAATAAAACTATGTGTTTTTCATGTAAAGACCCTTGCTTAGATGATGCAATAAAATTTGAAGGTTTATTTAAACCAAAAATTATCACTGATAAATGTTCTGGCTGCGGTTTTTGTATAATCACATGTCCAGTTAACGCTATAGTTGCAAGGAGTTTATAAGATGAACAAGTACATATTTTTAGCAATTTTGTTTATTTTTTCTAACAGCTTTAGTATAACCATAGAAAAGCAAATCAAAGTTAGTGGAGGGGTTTTAGATATAGTTAATTACCAAAATAATCTTATAGTTTCGACAGAAAAAGGAACGGTTGAAATTTTAGATAAGAAATCGGGAAAGCTAATTAGAAAATTAACTTTACCAAAATTTGAAGATTTTATGGGTGGCTATCAACCTCCAAAAGTATTTTCTGTGGACATTTCTCCAAGCGGTAAAACTATTGCAATGATTACAGAAGCTACTGGAGGTAATAGAGAGTTTTATGTTGAGCAAGATAATAAACTAATCAAAATAATTCCTGCAAATGCAAACTTACAACTAACAAAGCTAAGATTTTTTAGCGACGATTTAGTTATTCTAACTACAAAAGGAGATGAGCTTATACTTCTTGACTTAAAATCTCGTAAATATGTATACAGGACCCAAATTGGAAATTATTCTTTTGGAGATATGGCTCTTTGTGATAATAAAAATAGGTTAGTGATAGGAGACGAAGGCGGAACTGCTTATTTAGTTGATGTAAAATCAGGAAGATTAATTAGAAAATTTGATAAAGTTAACGTAGACCAAATTTATAGAGTAGATTGCAAATCAGGTAAAATTCTAACCGGAGGTAGAGATAGAAGAGTTGGGTATTATGATATCAATACAGGAAGTTATAAAAAATTAGAAGCTGAATTTATAGTATTTTCTGTTGCACTCTCACCAAGTGCTAAAAAGTGTGCATTTCAATATAACGAATCAAATGATATAGGCATTTATGATTTTATTATTGATAAATTAACAACGGTAAAAGGTCATCATTCTACAGTTGGAGTTATGACCTTTTTATCTGAAGATGAACTTGTAAGCGGTTCAGATGATGGAAAAATAATTATTTGGAGGATAAAGTAATGGACGAAGTAAAAAACATCTCATCAATAGTTGTTCAAACAAGACCAGAATTTTTAAATGATGTATTAAAAGAATTAGAAAATAGTAATGTATGTGATATTCATTTTTATGATGAAAAAGGTAGGATTGTAGTAACAATAGAAGGCAGGGATGCAGATGAAGAAATTGCTAAAATTAGGATAATTCAAAGTATACCTCATGTAATATCAGCAGAAATGCACTTTACCTATACTGCCGAAGAGCTTGAAAAAGCAATGAAAGAAATTGAGGAAAATCAAAATAAGATTTTAGAATTTTTAAATGATGATTCAATACCAGCAGAAAAAATAACATATTCAGGACATTTAAAAAAGCTTTAAAGATGTCTTTCTCATCTAATGACTAATAGAAGTGTATAAGTCAAAAGAAGTATAGGAAAATATGTTAAGGATGAAAATTGTACGGTTAGGTTTTTTCCAAACCTTTCATTCCCAATTCAAAGAAATCCTGATTATATAACTTCTATCTTAGTTATAAAGAAAATAATTGATCTTAATCAATGAATTTATTTATATAAAATCATTACCATTATCTTGTTAAACTTACGAAAGGAGGTAAACGTTAATGAAAATTTTTAAATCTTTGATAATCTTACTATTTGTAGTAATAGGAGCATTTGGAGAAGAAAGAATATTACTCAATTATGGTGTTGACAAATGCCAATTTTGTGGTATGATTGTTAAAAGTGAAAAATTTGGCTCAATAGGAATAACTAATGAGAATAAAAAGATTACTTTTTGTAGCATAGAATGTGCAGTAGCTTATTATATACTTAACAAAGATAAGATTAAAGAAATCAAAGTTCCTAATTTCTTAAACCCTTCAGAGTTTATAAATGCTTCTGATGCATATTTCCTAAAAAGCGATAAAATAAAAACTATGATGGGAATGAATTTGTCAGCTTATAAGTCTATTGAAGAAGCAACTAAGATGAAAAATGAAAAAGGAGGAGAGATATATAACTGGAAAGAGGTTCAGGAATTAATAAACAAAGAGTTCTTACCTAGATTTGAGTCAAAACATCATCATTAAATTTATTTAAGGAGGATAATCCTATGAAGAGAAAACTTTTTGTTTCTGCATTAATAGGTTTGGTAATTATTTCTTGTCAAAAAAAAGAGGAAGGGCAAGTAGAACAAAAGGAGCAAAAAGCCCCAACAAGTCAAATTTCAACAACCGCTGAAACAGGGAAAAATGAAAAATCAGGACAAGTCAATCAAACTTCAGATATAGGAATTGGTCCAATTAAAAAAGTAGAGATAAGTGATAAAATAGATCAAGAAATGGCTAAAAAGGGAGAAGAAATTTTTAAAATGAAGTGTAGCATGTGTCATAAATTAGATGAAAAATACGTTGGACCTCCTTTAAAAGGTGTAACTTTAGCAATGAAGCCTGAGTGGATTATGAATATGATATTGAATCCTGTCGAGATGACACAAAAAGATCCAGTTGCTAAAGCATTATATGAAACTTATTTAACACAAATGACCCCACAAAATTTATCAGAGGAAGAGGCTCGTGCCGTACTTGAATATTTAAGATCTGTTGATAACCAATCAAAATAGAATTTTTGTTTACCCACACTGAACCTTGTGTGGGTTCTTATACTTAGAATCTCTAATCTCTTTATAAACTTTATAAACAATGATACGTCGGGTGAGAAATTGACAAAAGGCTCTAAATTAAATAAAAGATCTTTCGGACTTCATCCTTAATATGACAGAGAGACTTTAATGTTCAAGCATCAAAAAAATTGACCCGCCTTTCATGTCATTCTGCAGACAGCGAGGAATTTTATCTTTCTTGAATTTTTATACGAAGTATTAACTGTACAAATCATATATTGTTAAAATTAACAAAAAAATAAACTATTCTCTTCTTTTTAATAAAAGAATTCTATGTTTAATTTTAATTTAATTTTGTTTAATATTACTATAAAAAAATCGTGAAATTATATTTAGATTTCTTTGATTTAAATCAATGAGCATATAGAAAAATTCCTTAAATATATATACTAACTACTTTAAAATGGAGGTTTATGCTATGAGAAAATTATTATTTGGTGCAGGGATAATTTCCCTGTCTTCATTGTTAATTTTTGGATGCCCCTCGAAGGAGCAAGTAAAATCAACAGGTGGTGCTGGTGGTTTTGAAGATGCTGCGAAAAAAGTTTATGTTCCTCCTGGACAGTATGATGAATTTTACGCTTTCCTATCAGGAGGATTTAATGGACAATTAAGCGTGTATGGATTACCTTCTGGTCGGTTGCTTAAGATAATACCTGTTTTTTCACAATTTCCTGAAAACGGTTATGGATATACTCCAGAGACAAAACCCATGCTTATGACCTCATACGGTTTTGTACCCTGGGACGATAGCGCCACCACCCTGAGCTATCTCAAACTAACGGTGCACCAGACGGAAGATGGATTTTCATAAATGCAAACAACACTCCAAGAATAGCAAAAATTTCTTTAACTACTTTTGAAACAACAGAAATTATCGAGATTCCAAATGCAGCTGGAAACCATGCTTCATCTTTTATTACAGAAAATTCTGAGTATCTTACTGCATCTACAAGATTTAGCGTACCAATTCCACAGAAGGATGTGGAAATCAAATCTTATGCTCAAAATTTTAAAGGAACGATAAGTTTTATTAAACTTGATCCCAAGGACGGAAAAATGTCATTAGCATTTCAACTCCTTGTCCCTGGATATAATTACGATTTAGCTCACTGTGGTAAAGGACCATCTCACGATTGGTGTTTCTTTACATCATACAATACAGAACAAGCCCACACCCTATTAGAAATTAATGCATCAAAGAATGATAAGGATTATATCGCAGCTGTCAATTGGAAAAAATTAGAACAATGTGTTGCAGAAGGTAAAGGAAAAGATGTTCCTACAGAATACTATCATAACATTTTAGATGAAACTAAACATATGGCTACATCCGAAGTTATTAAATCAGTAAAAATGTTAACACCTCAAGATTGCCCTGGGTCAATATACTATCTCCCAACACCAAAATCTCCTCATGGTGTTGACGTAGATCCTACAGGAGAATATATAATTGGGGGAGGAAAGCTTGCAACAGTAATTCCTATCCATTCCTTCTCTAAGATGTTAAAAGCGATAGAAGGTAAACAGTTTGAAAAAGAAGTCGATGGTATTCCCGTTATTAAATACGAAGCAGTAAATCATTGTGAAGTTCCCAAACCATGTCTTGGACCATTACACACTGAGTTTGATGGAAAAGGAAATGCTTACACTTCATGCTTTGTATCTTCGGAGGTTGTTAAATATGATTACAAAACTTGCAAGGTCCTT
This is a stretch of genomic DNA from Sulfurihydrogenibium sp. YO3AOP1. It encodes these proteins:
- a CDS encoding nitrate reductase cytochrome c-type subunit yields the protein MLKKFKILTLMAVVSTSLISTTFLINKVIAKEPPNQAKSEITPEEIGIRQAPVEEEDTAPPAIIDPEYAPKPPPGTSKKYKRAYENAPPQIPHSTEGLLPITKENNACLGCHMPEVAKAVKATPIPPTHFINFRTGQKLNHLYQGRYNCTQCHAPQLDVQPVVKNTFKPDYRDPKAKERSKLIQNIMEGVDLGGTAIDNEKFSGPPSDNVPSGEHH
- a CDS encoding ferredoxin-type protein NapF, whose protein sequence is MDNKISRRGLFSAIPSLLKESLDSRDSHLDIKEKEEAKDFNLIRPPYISEESDFSLCKDCEGYCISKCEEKILQRYEDGSVYVVFNSSGCTFCGECYKACNKGVLIDKDNRKISAKVQIITERCLAWNKTMCFSCKDPCLDDAIKFEGLFKPKIITDKCSGCGFCIITCPVNAIVARSL
- a CDS encoding WD40 repeat domain-containing protein, encoding MNKYIFLAILFIFSNSFSITIEKQIKVSGGVLDIVNYQNNLIVSTEKGTVEILDKKSGKLIRKLTLPKFEDFMGGYQPPKVFSVDISPSGKTIAMITEATGGNREFYVEQDNKLIKIIPANANLQLTKLRFFSDDLVILTTKGDELILLDLKSRKYVYRTQIGNYSFGDMALCDNKNRLVIGDEGGTAYLVDVKSGRLIRKFDKVNVDQIYRVDCKSGKILTGGRDRRVGYYDINTGSYKKLEAEFIVFSVALSPSAKKCAFQYNESNDIGIYDFIIDKLTTVKGHHSTVGVMTFLSEDELVSGSDDGKIIIWRIK
- a CDS encoding chaperone NapD, with protein sequence MDEVKNISSIVVQTRPEFLNDVLKELENSNVCDIHFYDEKGRIVVTIEGRDADEEIAKIRIIQSIPHVISAEMHFTYTAEELEKAMKEIEENQNKILEFLNDDSIPAEKITYSGHLKKL
- a CDS encoding nitrous oxide reductase accessory protein NosL — its product is MKIFKSLIILLFVVIGAFGEERILLNYGVDKCQFCGMIVKSEKFGSIGITNENKKITFCSIECAVAYYILNKDKIKEIKVPNFLNPSEFINASDAYFLKSDKIKTMMGMNLSAYKSIEEATKMKNEKGGEIYNWKEVQELINKEFLPRFESKHHH
- a CDS encoding cytochrome c, with product MKRKLFVSALIGLVIISCQKKEEGQVEQKEQKAPTSQISTTAETGKNEKSGQVNQTSDIGIGPIKKVEISDKIDQEMAKKGEEIFKMKCSMCHKLDEKYVGPPLKGVTLAMKPEWIMNMILNPVEMTQKDPVAKALYETYLTQMTPQNLSEEEARAVLEYLRSVDNQSK